In one window of Escherichia coli DSM 30083 = JCM 1649 = ATCC 11775 DNA:
- the pepA gene encoding leucyl aminopeptidase, with protein MEFSVKSGSPEKQRSACIVVGVFEPRRLSPIAEQLDKISDGYISALLRRGELEGKPGQTLLLHHVPNVLSERILLIGCGKERELDERQYKQVIQKTINTLNDTGSMEAVCFLTELHVKGRNNYWKVRQAVETAKETLYSFDQLKTNKSEPRRPLRKMVFNVPTRRELTSGERAIQHGLAIAAGIKAAKDLGNMPPNICNAAYLASQARQLADSYSKNVITRVIGEQQMKELGMHSYLAVGQGSQNESLMSVIEYKGNASEDARPIVLVGKGLTFDSGGISIKPSEGMDEMKYDMCGAAAVYGVMRMVAELQLPINVIGVLAGCENMPGGRAYRPGDVLTTMSGQTVEVLNTDAEGRLVLCDVLTYVERFEPEAVIDVATLTGACVIALGHHITGLMANHNPLAHELIAASEQSGDRAWRLPLGDEYQEQLESNFADMANIGGRPGGAITAGCFLSRFTRKYNWAHLDIAGTAWRSGKAKGATGRPVALLAQFLLNRAGFNGEE; from the coding sequence ATGGAGTTTAGTGTAAAAAGCGGTAGCCCGGAGAAACAGCGGAGTGCCTGCATCGTCGTGGGCGTCTTCGAACCACGTCGCCTTTCTCCGATTGCAGAACAGCTCGATAAAATCAGCGATGGGTACATCAGCGCCCTGCTACGTCGGGGCGAACTGGAAGGAAAACCGGGGCAGACATTGTTGCTGCACCATGTTCCGAATGTACTTTCCGAGCGAATTCTCCTTATTGGTTGCGGCAAAGAACGTGAGCTGGATGAGCGTCAGTACAAGCAGGTTATTCAGAAAACCATTAATACGCTGAATGATACTGGCTCAATGGAAGCGGTCTGCTTTCTGACTGAACTGCACGTTAAAGGCCGTAACAACTACTGGAAAGTGCGTCAGGCTGTCGAGACGGCAAAAGAGACGCTCTACAGTTTCGATCAGCTGAAAACGAACAAGAGCGAACCGCGTCGTCCGCTGCGTAAGATGGTGTTCAACGTGCCGACCCGCCGTGAACTGACCAGCGGTGAGCGCGCGATCCAGCACGGTCTGGCGATTGCCGCCGGGATTAAAGCAGCAAAAGATCTCGGCAATATGCCGCCGAATATCTGTAACGCCGCTTACCTCGCTTCACAAGCGCGCCAGCTGGCTGACAGCTACAGCAAGAATGTCATTACCCGCGTTATCGGCGAACAGCAGATGAAAGAGCTGGGGATGCACTCTTATCTGGCGGTCGGTCAGGGTTCGCAAAACGAATCGCTGATGTCGGTGATTGAGTACAAAGGCAACGCGTCGGAAGATGCACGCCCAATCGTGCTGGTGGGTAAAGGTTTAACCTTCGACTCCGGCGGTATCTCGATCAAGCCTTCAGAAGGCATGGATGAGATGAAGTACGATATGTGCGGCGCGGCGGCGGTTTACGGCGTGATGCGTATGGTCGCGGAGCTACAACTGCCGATTAATGTTATCGGCGTGCTGGCAGGTTGTGAAAACATGCCAGGCGGTCGCGCCTATCGTCCGGGCGATGTGTTAACCACCATGTCTGGTCAAACCGTTGAAGTGCTCAACACCGACGCTGAAGGCCGCCTGGTACTGTGCGACGTGTTAACTTACGTTGAGCGTTTTGAGCCGGAAGCGGTGATTGACGTGGCGACGCTGACCGGTGCCTGCGTGATCGCGCTGGGTCATCACATTACTGGTCTGATGGCGAACCACAATCCGCTGGCCCATGAACTGATTGCCGCGTCTGAACAATCCGGTGACCGCGCATGGCGCTTACCGCTGGGTGACGAGTATCAGGAACAACTGGAGTCCAATTTTGCCGATATGGCGAACATTGGCGGTCGTCCTGGTGGGGCGATTACCGCAGGTTGCTTCCTGTCGCGCTTTACCCGTAAGTACAACTGGGCGCACCTGGATATCGCCGGAACCGCCTGGCGTTCTGGTAAAGCAAAAGGCGCAACCGGTCGTCCGGTAGCGTTGCTGGCACAGTTCCTGTTGAACCGCGCTGGGTTTAACGGCGAAGAGTAA
- the ahr gene encoding NADPH-dependent aldehyde reductase Ahr — translation MSMIKSYAAKEAGGELEVYEYDPGELKPQDVEVQVDYCGICHSDLSMIDNEWGFSQYPLVAGHEVIGRVVALGSAAQDKGLQVGQRVGIGWTARSCGHCDACISGNQINCEQGAVPTIMNRGGFAEKLRADWQWVIPLPENIDIESAGPLLCGGITVFKPLLMHHITATSRVGVIGIGGLGHIAIKLLHAMGCEVTAFSSNPAKEQEVLAMGADKVVNSRDPQALKALSGQFDLIINTVNVSLDWQPYFEALTYGGNFHTVGAVLTPLSVPAFTLIAGDRSISGSATGTPYELRKLMRFAARSKVAPTTELFPMSKINDAIQHVRDGKARYRVVLKADF, via the coding sequence ATGTCGATGATAAAAAGCTATGCCGCAAAAGAAGCGGGCGGCGAACTGGAAGTTTATGAGTACGATCCCGGTGAGCTGAAGCCACAAGATGTTGAAGTGCAGGTGGATTACTGCGGGATTTGTCATTCCGATCTGTCGATGATCGATAACGAATGGGGATTTTCACAATATCCGCTGGTTGCCGGGCATGAGGTGATTGGGCGCGTGGTGGCACTCGGGAGCGCCGCGCAGGATAAAGGTTTGCAGGTCGGTCAGCGTGTCGGGATTGGCTGGACGGCGCGTAGCTGTGGTCACTGCGACGCCTGTATTAGCGGTAATCAGATCAACTGCGAGCAAGGTGCGGTGCCGACGATTATGAATCGCGGTGGCTTTGCCGAGAAGTTGCGTGCGGACTGGCAATGGGTGATTCCACTGCCAGAAAATATTGATATCGAGTCCGCCGGGCCGCTGTTGTGCGGCGGTATCACGGTCTTTAAACCACTGTTGATGCACCATATCACTGCTACCAGCCGCGTTGGGGTAATTGGTATTGGCGGGCTGGGGCATATCGCTATAAAACTTCTGCACGCAATGGGATGCGAGGTGACGGCCTTTAGTTCTAATCCGGCGAAAGAGCAGGAAGTACTGGCGATGGGTGCCGATAAAGTGGTGAATAGCCGCGATCCGCAGGCACTGAAAGCCCTGTCGGGGCAGTTTGATCTCATTATCAATACTGTGAACGTCAGCCTCGACTGGCAGCCTTATTTTGAGGCGCTGACCTATGGCGGTAATTTCCATACGGTCGGTGCGGTTCTCACGCCGCTGTCTGTTCCGGCCTTTACGTTAATTGCGGGCGACCGCAGCATCTCTGGTTCTGCTACCGGCACGCCTTATGAGCTGCGTAAGCTGATGCGTTTTGCCGCCCGCAGCAAGGTTGCGCCGACCACCGAACTGTTCCCGATGTCGAAAATTAACGACGCCATCCAGCATGTACGCGATGGTAAAGCGCGCTACCGCGTGGTCCTGAAAGCCGACTTCTGA
- the yjgR gene encoding helicase HerA-like C-terminal domain-containing protein: MSEPLLIARTPDTELFLLPGMANRHGLITGATGTGKTVTLQKLAESLSEIGVPVFMADVKGDLTGIAQAGTASEKLLARLKNIGVNDWQPHANPVVVWDIFGEKGHPVRATVSDLGPLLLARLLNLNDVQSGVLNIIFRIADDQGLLLLDFKDLRAITQYIGNNAKSFQNQYGNISSASVGAIQRGLLSLEQQGAAHFFGEPMLDIKDWMRTDTNGKGVINILSAEKLYQMPKLYAASLLWMLSELYEQLPEAGDLEKPKLVFFFDEAHLLFNDAPQVLLDKIEQVIRLIRSKGVGVWFVSQNPSDIPDNVLGQLGNRVQHALRAFTPKDQKAVKAAAQTMRANPAFDTEKAIQELGTGEALISFLDVKGSPSVVERAMVIAPCSRMGPVTEDERNGLINHSPVYGKYEDEVDRESAYEMLQKGVQASVEQQNNPPAKGKEVAVDDGILGGLKDILFGTTGPRGGKKDGVVQTMAKSAARQVTNQIVRGMLGSLLGGRRR; encoded by the coding sequence ATGAGCGAACCCCTGTTAATTGCCCGCACGCCGGACACAGAACTGTTTTTACTGCCGGGAATGGCTAACCGTCACGGGCTGATTACTGGCGCAACGGGGACGGGTAAAACCGTTACGCTGCAAAAACTGGCGGAGTCATTGTCGGAAATCGGCGTGCCGGTGTTTATGGCTGATGTGAAAGGCGATCTGACCGGTATCGCGCAGGCAGGAACGGCGTCGGAAAAACTGCTCGCAAGGCTTAAAAATATCGGCGTCAATGACTGGCAACCGCATGCCAATCCGGTGGTGGTGTGGGATATCTTTGGCGAGAAAGGCCATCCGGTGCGGGCGACGGTTTCAGACCTGGGGCCGCTGTTGCTGGCGCGGCTGTTGAATCTCAACGATGTGCAATCTGGCGTGCTGAATATCATCTTCCGCATTGCTGACGATCAGGGGCTGTTACTGCTCGACTTTAAAGATTTGCGGGCGATTACCCAGTACATCGGCAATAACGCCAAATCTTTCCAGAATCAGTACGGTAATATTAGTAGCGCATCGGTTGGTGCCATCCAGCGCGGGCTGTTATCGCTGGAACAGCAAGGCGCAGCACACTTCTTTGGCGAGCCGATGCTGGATATCAAAGACTGGATGCGCACCGATACCAACGGTAAAGGCGTTATCAATATCCTCAGCGCCGAGAAGCTTTATCAGATGCCGAAACTGTACGCCGCCAGCCTGCTGTGGATGCTTTCAGAGTTGTATGAACAATTGCCGGAAGCAGGCGATCTGGAGAAACCAAAACTGGTGTTTTTCTTCGACGAGGCACATCTGCTGTTTAACGATGCACCGCAGGTACTGCTGGATAAGATTGAGCAGGTGATACGGCTTATTCGCTCAAAAGGCGTAGGCGTCTGGTTCGTTTCGCAAAACCCGTCTGATATTCCGGATAATGTGCTCGGGCAGCTCGGTAATCGCGTTCAACACGCTTTGCGTGCTTTTACGCCCAAAGATCAGAAAGCGGTAAAAGCTGCGGCGCAAACCATGCGGGCCAATCCGGCATTTGATACCGAAAAGGCAATCCAGGAACTGGGGACCGGCGAGGCGTTAATCTCGTTTCTTGATGTGAAAGGAAGTCCTTCAGTGGTGGAACGGGCGATGGTGATTGCGCCTTGTTCGCGGATGGGACCGGTGACGGAAGATGAGCGTAATGGCTTGATTAATCACTCTCCGGTGTATGGCAAGTACGAGGATGAGGTGGACCGGGAATCCGCCTATGAGATGTTGCAAAAAGGCGTACAGGCAAGCGTCGAGCAGCAAAATAATCCCCCCGCGAAAGGGAAAGAGGTGGCGGTGGATGACGGCATTCTTGGTGGATTAAAGGATATTTTGTTTGGCACTACCGGACCACGCGGCGGGAAGAAAGATGGTGTGGTGCAAACAATGGCGAAAAGCGCCGCCCGCCAGGTGACGAATCAGATTGTACGCGGGATGTTGGGGAGTTTGCTGGGGGGAAGAAGAAGGTAA
- the ytgA gene encoding protein YtgA — MSIIILATISTTQENK, encoded by the coding sequence TTGAGTATAATTATCTTAGCGACGATTTCGACGACTCAAGAGAATAAATGA
- a CDS encoding AbiJ-NTD4 domain-containing protein — translation MIKPFSVRYGHVDVREHVQLNDLNSDTRMALWNCLYLFLWTNNRQTATATKCAQSVWIYYLNQPADNIPRYESGYKSDKTLLTAIRDYIYGEAWYLVYDLIEFIIERTNSYINLSKHLNSIFKKHGVGYTIINGCITPISNDNEIESVQNAVDNGTDSSRSHFERALQLMTDREQPDYRNSIKESISAIESLCRKITGNDKGTLGACLKAIEEKGYIHSAMKGAFSQLYGYTSDQGGIRHALTEEDVNPTLAEAKFMLVTCSAFSNYLLSKISD, via the coding sequence ATGATAAAGCCATTTTCTGTGAGGTATGGTCATGTTGACGTTAGAGAGCATGTCCAGCTGAATGATCTTAATTCTGATACACGCATGGCATTGTGGAATTGCTTATATCTTTTCCTTTGGACTAACAATCGTCAAACTGCTACAGCAACAAAATGTGCGCAGTCTGTGTGGATATATTATCTAAATCAACCTGCGGATAATATTCCTCGTTATGAAAGTGGATACAAAAGTGATAAGACGTTGCTGACTGCTATCCGAGATTATATATATGGGGAAGCATGGTATTTGGTATATGATTTAATTGAGTTCATCATTGAGAGAACTAATTCATATATTAATCTATCGAAGCATCTCAATTCCATCTTTAAAAAGCATGGCGTTGGTTATACCATAATAAATGGTTGTATTACTCCTATTTCAAATGATAACGAAATTGAAAGTGTTCAGAACGCAGTTGATAATGGCACTGATTCATCGCGTAGCCATTTCGAAAGGGCGTTACAACTAATGACGGATAGAGAGCAGCCAGACTACAGAAACTCGATTAAAGAGTCTATCTCTGCAATTGAATCTTTATGCAGGAAAATCACGGGCAATGATAAAGGAACCTTGGGGGCTTGTCTTAAAGCTATAGAGGAAAAAGGATATATACACTCTGCAATGAAAGGCGCTTTTAGTCAGCTCTATGGTTATACAAGTGATCAGGGTGGAATACGTCATGCGCTAACAGAAGAAGATGTAAATCCTACCTTAGCTGAAGCTAAATTTATGTTAGTCACTTGCAGTGCGTTCAGTAATTATCTGTTGTCAAAAATAAGTGATTAA
- the lptG gene encoding LPS export ABC transporter permease LptG, translated as MQPFGVLDRYIGKTIFTTIMMTLFMLVSLSGIIKFVDQLKKAGQGSYDALGAGMYTLLSVPKDVQIFFPMAALLGALLGLGMLAQRSELVVMQASGFTRMQVALSVMKTAIPLVLLTMAIGEWVAPQGEQMARNYRAQAMYGGSLLSTQQGLWAKDGNNFVYIERVKGDEELGGISIYAFNENRRLQSVRYAATAKFDPEHKVWRLSQVDESDLTNPKQITGSQTVSGTWKTNLTPDKLGVVALDPDALSISGLHNYVKYLKSSGQDAGRYQLNMWSKIFQPLSVAVMMLMALSFIFGPLRSVPMGVRVVTGISFGFVFYVLDQIFGPLTLVYGIPPIIGALLPSASFFLISLWLLMRKS; from the coding sequence ATGCAACCTTTTGGCGTACTTGACCGCTATATCGGTAAAACTATTTTCACCACCATCATGATGACGCTGTTCATGCTGGTGTCGCTGTCCGGCATTATCAAGTTTGTCGATCAGCTGAAAAAAGCCGGGCAGGGGAGTTACGACGCGTTAGGCGCAGGAATGTATACCTTGCTGAGCGTGCCGAAAGATGTGCAAATCTTCTTCCCGATGGCGGCTCTGCTTGGGGCGTTGCTTGGTCTTGGGATGCTGGCGCAGCGCAGCGAACTGGTGGTGATGCAGGCTTCTGGTTTTACCCGTATGCAGGTGGCGCTGTCGGTGATGAAAACCGCCATTCCGCTGGTCTTGCTGACGATGGCGATTGGTGAATGGGTCGCGCCGCAGGGCGAGCAGATGGCGCGTAACTACCGTGCGCAGGCGATGTACGGCGGCTCGTTGCTCTCTACCCAGCAAGGCTTATGGGCGAAAGATGGCAACAACTTCGTCTACATTGAGCGGGTTAAAGGTGACGAAGAGTTAGGTGGCATCAGCATTTATGCCTTTAACGAGAATCGTCGTCTACAATCCGTACGCTATGCCGCTACTGCGAAGTTTGACCCGGAACATAAAGTCTGGCGTCTGTCGCAGGTTGATGAATCTGATTTGACCAATCCGAAACAGATTACCGGTTCGCAGACGGTGAGCGGCACCTGGAAAACCAACCTCACGCCAGACAAACTGGGCGTGGTGGCGCTGGACCCGGATGCACTCTCAATCAGCGGTTTGCACAACTACGTGAAGTATCTGAAGTCGAGCGGTCAGGATGCCGGACGTTATCAGCTCAATATGTGGAGCAAAATCTTCCAGCCGCTATCCGTGGCGGTGATGATGCTGATGGCGCTGTCGTTCATCTTTGGCCCACTGCGTAGCGTACCGATGGGCGTGCGTGTGGTCACCGGTATCAGCTTCGGTTTTGTCTTCTACGTACTGGACCAGATCTTCGGCCCGCTGACGTTGGTTTATGGCATCCCGCCGATCATCGGCGCACTGTTGCCAAGCGCCAGCTTCTTCTTAATCAGCCTGTGGCTGTTAATGAGAAAATCGTAA
- the lptF gene encoding LPS export ABC transporter permease LptF: MIIIRYLVRETLKSQLAILFILLLIFFCQKLVRILGAAVDGDIPANLVLSLLGLGVPEMAQLILPLSLFLGLLMTLGKLYTESEITVMHACGLSKAVLVKAAMILAVFTAIVAAVNVMWAGPWSSRHQDEVLAEAKANPGMAALAQGQFQQATNGSSVLFIESVDGSDFKDVFLAQIRPKGNARPSVVVADSGHLTQLRDGSQVVTLNQGTRFEGTALLRDFRITDFQDYQAIIGHQAVALDPNDTDQMDMRTLWNTDTDRARAELNWRITLVFTVFMMALMVVPLSVVNPRQGRVLSMLPAMLLYLLFFLIQTSLKSNGGKGKLDPTLWMWTVNLIYLALAIVLNLWDTVPVRRLRASFSRKGAV; this comes from the coding sequence GTGATAATCATAAGATATCTGGTGCGGGAGACGCTCAAAAGCCAGCTGGCGATACTCTTCATCTTGCTTTTGATCTTCTTCTGTCAAAAGTTAGTGAGGATCCTCGGCGCAGCGGTTGACGGCGATATTCCGGCGAATCTGGTGCTCTCCCTTCTCGGGTTGGGCGTGCCGGAAATGGCGCAGCTTATCCTGCCATTAAGCCTGTTCCTCGGGCTGCTGATGACGCTGGGCAAACTGTATACCGAAAGTGAAATTACGGTAATGCATGCCTGCGGCCTGAGCAAAGCGGTTCTGGTGAAAGCGGCAATGATCCTTGCGGTATTCACGGCAATCGTCGCGGCGGTTAACGTGATGTGGGCGGGACCGTGGTCATCGCGTCATCAGGATGAAGTGTTAGCAGAAGCGAAAGCGAACCCTGGCATGGCGGCGCTGGCGCAAGGGCAATTCCAGCAAGCGACTAATGGCAGTTCGGTGCTGTTCATCGAAAGCGTTGACGGCAGCGATTTCAAAGATGTGTTCCTCGCGCAAATTCGACCAAAAGGTAATGCACGTCCTTCTGTGGTGGTGGCCGATTCCGGACATTTAACCCAGCTGCGCGACGGCTCCCAGGTCGTCACTCTCAACCAGGGAACGCGCTTCGAAGGCACTGCACTGTTACGTGATTTCCGCATTACGGACTTCCAGGATTATCAGGCGATCATTGGTCACCAGGCGGTGGCGCTCGACCCGAACGATACCGACCAGATGGACATGCGTACATTGTGGAACACTGACACCGATCGTGCCCGCGCAGAACTGAACTGGCGTATCACGTTGGTATTCACCGTGTTTATGATGGCACTTATGGTCGTACCGTTGAGCGTGGTTAACCCACGTCAGGGACGCGTACTGTCGATGCTGCCAGCCATGCTGCTGTATCTACTTTTCTTCCTGATCCAGACCTCCCTGAAATCGAACGGCGGTAAAGGTAAGCTGGACCCGACGCTGTGGATGTGGACCGTTAACCTGATTTATCTGGCTTTGGCGATTGTTCTCAACCTTTGGGACACTGTGCCGGTCCGCCGCCTGCGCGCCAGTTTTTCGCGTAAAGGAGCGGTGTGA